The Helianthus annuus cultivar XRQ/B chromosome 16, HanXRQr2.0-SUNRISE, whole genome shotgun sequence genome includes a window with the following:
- the LOC110900433 gene encoding uncharacterized protein LOC110900433 — MEKLVLALLHASRRLRRYFTGHIITVLTNFHIGTILQKPETSGRLAKWAIELGGGGHNILYRPCPAIKGQVLADFVTEIPVEKIKDCEIVETPVKDTSNELWLLYTDGASNEDGAGAGLRLVSPEKHEFTYAIKLNFKNTNNEAEYEAFLAGLRLAIKIGAQNLQAHVDSLLIASQINGVYDAKGEVMALYLDQAKELLQQFKSYKVVHINRSEDKPADALSKLASTSFQHLAKDVRIEVLKNPSVLLHQVNVIEIGQPSWMTPIIQYLQEGILPESKAEARKIQNKALHYEMNGGPRMVVAKIMNAGYYWPEMHVDALRELRKCDSCQRHSPKTLRPKNDLIPVSTAWPFQQWGIDMVGPFPDAPGVVKFIIVVVDYFTKWVEAKALASTTAMMVHKFIWEHII; from the exons atggaaaagttggtactgGCGCTGCTTCATGCTTCTAGAAGGCTGCGCAGATACTTTACAGGGCACATAATCACAGTACTTACCAACTTTCACATCGGCACAATATTGCAAAAACCAGAGACGTCTGGGCGGTTAGCAAAATGGGCGATCGAACTGGGGGGCGGGGGGCACAACATCTTGTATAGGCCGTGCCCAGCCATCAAGGGTCAAGTCTTGGCGGATTTCGTCACAGAAATCCCAGTGGAAAAAATCAAAGATTGCGAGATTGTGGAGACTCCCGTGAAAGACACATCTAATGAGTTGTGGTTACTATACACTGATGGGGCATCAAATGAGGACGGCGCAGGAGCAGGGTTGCGCCTTGTGAGCCCCGAGAAGCATGAATTTACATACGCCATCAAGTTGAATTTCAAGAACACCAACAATGAGGCGGAATATGAGGCATTCCTGGCAGGCTTACGTCTCGCCATAAAAATAGGGGCTCAAAATCTACAAGCACATGTCGACTCGCTTTTGATCGCCAGTCAAATCAATGGAGTTTATGATGCAAAAGGCGAAGTTATGGCCTTATATTTGGACCAGGCGAAAGAATTGCTACAACAATTCAAGTCATACAAGGTAGTCCATATCAATCGCTCCGAAGACAAACCAGCGGACGCCTTGAGCAAGCTCGCTTCAACTTCCTTTCAACATCTCGCCAAAGATGTAAGGATTGAAGTACTCAAAAATCCATCAGTCCTGCTGCACCAGGTAAATGTGATTGAAATAGGGCAGCCATCTTGGATGACCCCTATAATTCAATATCTGCAAGAAGGAATACTCCCGGAGAGCAAAGCAGAGGCAAGGAAGATTCAAAACAAGGCCCTGCATTATGAGATGAATGGTG GCCCGCgcatggttgtcgcgaagattATGAATGCTGGTTATTACTGGCCAGAGATGCATGTCGATGCTCTAAGGGAGTTGCGCAAATGTGACTCATGCCAAAGACACTCCCCGAAAACCCTGCGCCCGAAGAACGATCTTATCCCTGTATCCACTGCTTGGCCTTTCCAGCAGTGGGGAATTGATATGGTGGGACCTTTTCCTGATGCTCCGGGAGTCGTGAAGTTCATAATCGTGGTCGTTGATTATTTTACtaagtgggtggaggccaaagctcTCGCCTCAACTACTGCAATGATGGTGCACAAGTTTATCTGGGAGCACATCATTTGA
- the LOC110900432 gene encoding filamin-A-interacting protein 1-like yields MVKERADWEKYRDRLVKEVKDYENAKAAFVEEKAKFESDRKSEEWGREGLRGKLRAVEELLSKERAEFKKICEKDNQRAYAARNKITELEGKVVELTGKVEDAQAAKENAELAEVKAQLSGKDKDLITKDVEIAELKRRLREQVDKSESLEIDLEAEKSKAASAEEARQKARRRVP; encoded by the exons ATGGTCAAGGAACGGGCTGATTGGGAGAAGTATCGTGACCGCCTGGTGAAAGAAGTGAAGGATTATGAGAATGCTAAGGCTGCCTTTGTTGAGGAAAAGGCGAAGTTTGAATCTGATAGGAAATCAGAAGAGTGGGGTCGTGAAGGCCTTCGCGGTAAACTTCGTGCAGTTGAGGAGCTATTGTCCAAGGAACGTGCTGAGTTCAAGAAAATATGTGAAAAGGACAACCAGCGCGCGTATGCGGCTCGCAACAAGATTACCGAGCTTGAGGGTAAGGTTGTGGAACTGACTGGGAAGGTTGAAGATGCGCAAGCGGCGAAGGAGAATGCTGAG CTGGCTGAGGTGAAGGCGCAGCTGTCAGGAAAAGACAAGGATCTAATCACCAAGGATGTCGAGATTGCCGAGTTAAAACGTCGCCTACGAGAGCAGGTTGACAAAAGTGAGTCCTTGGAGATCGATCTTGAAGCTGAAAAATCGAAAGCTGCTTCTGCTGAGGAAGCCAGGCAAAAGGCGAGGAGGCGCGTGCCATAA